The genomic DNA GGTAACCGTCCGAGTGCTTCATTGACTCCTGTCTCTAGCTGATCAATCCGTTGGTCGAGCTTCTCAAAAACAATCCGTGCAATCCCCTCTTCTTGTGAAAGCAGAGCCAGCAACAAGTGCCACTCTGTAATCTCACTGTGTCGACGTTGTTTGGCAATGGCTTGTGCCGATACGATGGCTTCATGTGCCCGGTCCGTTAATTTTTCGAAATCCATTTTTCCGTCACTCCTTCACAGATAAACGATTTTCCCATTCTTCATAAAATGCTGGTTCCATTTCCGGCAGTTTGACTTCCAGTTGTACCAACAAGGCACCGCGATGTCCTTCCCGGTTACTGAGTCCCCGATTCGGGATACGGAGACGGGACCCGGGTTTTGTGCCGGGCTTGATTTTCAATTTGACACGTTTTCCTTCCAACGTATCCGCCACGACTTCTCCCCCGAGAACAAATACCGTCGGATAAACACGGACGGTCGAGATGACATCGGTTTCCTGACGGCGGAACTGCTCATCATCCTTCAGATGAATCGTCACATACACATCTCCCGCGATTCCTTTACGGTTACGTTTCGAACTTTTCCCGCGTAACCGGACTTTTTTTCCGTCATACAAATCTTTTGGCAAACTCATTTGGATGGCACCTGTCGCTAATCGGATCGTCACTTTATCATTTTGACTCAGATGACTTAACGGAACCGTCAATTCGAGTTCTTCGTCCGTTTCTTCCGGTTCTTGACTAAAAAACGAACCGAACATATCTTCAAATCCAAACGATTGCCCTGCCGATCCGGTCGATCGGGATTGACGTCCGTTGAATTGGCGGAAAAGATCGTCATAGTCGGCTGACTGTCCATACCCTGCTCCAGCCATCCGTTCATAGTTACTTCCATATTGATCATACTGCGCTCGTTTTTCTTCATCCCCGAGGACATCAAACGCTTCCTGAATATCTTTGAAACGCTGATCTGCACTCGCTTCCTGATTGACGTCCGGATGGTATTGTTTCGCAAGCTTCCGGTATGCCCGTTTGATTTCCTGGTTCGATGCTGTCTTCTCGACACCAAGCGTTCGATAATAGTCTTTCGCCACTCCGATCACTCCCTTAACTTTTTATTCTGTATCTTAATTATAGAATTGGTCAGTCAATTGGTCAAATATAGTCAAACTTTTTTTGACGATTCTTTTGTTCTTTTCACTTTACGCATTTTCCTCAAACAAGTTTCGTTCCAGGAAACCATGATATACTGACAACTAGCATTATGAAAAAGGAGCGATCAAGACATGGATGGTAAAAAACGCGCCGACGTCAAAATCGGGCAACACGTCAGTATCGTATTAAAACAAGACCAGCGGACAGGAAAACGGACGGAAGGTATCGTCAAGGATCTGTTAACCAAGTCACCGAATCACCCGCACGGTATCAAAGTCCGTCTCGAAGACGGGCAAGTCGGTCGGGTTCAGGAAATCTTATAAGAGAGCACATGAAAAAGACACCCGCTTTCCGGTCATCTGCCGGAGTACGGGTGTCTTTTCGTCAATTACCGGAATGTTCGAGGTAACGTAAGGTCACTTCGATTAAGATCCGGGCCGCATGCTGCATCGCCTGTTCTTCAAAATCAAACTTCGGATGATGATGGGGATAAAAGGTTTCGTCTCCTGCGCCCGTAAAGAAAAAGGTACCAGGCACTTGTTGCAAATAATACGCGAAGTCTTCACCGCCCATCGTCGGAGCAATTTCAAAGACGTGCTCCGCACCCATGATGTCAGACGCAACAGTCCGCAAAAGGTTCGTTTCTTCCGGATGGTTGACGACCGCCGGATACCCTCTTTCGTACGTAAACGAATAGGTCGCTCCCGCCGCGTCACACACCCCTTTAATCGTCCGTTCCATTTCCCGGACGATTTGTTCGGCGACTGCTGGATCAAACGTCCGGATCGTCCCGGTCAGTTCCGCACTGTCGGCAATGACATTAAACGTATTCCCGGCATGGAGTGTACCGATGGTCAAGACCGCTTGCTGAAGCGGATCGAGACGCCGGCTGACAATACTTTGTAATTCTTTGACAATGGTCGCCCCGAGTACGACGGCATCAATCGTTTCGTGTGGCTTCGCGCCATGTCCTCCGCGCCCGAACAGTGTCAGCTCGAACTTATCGGCCGCTGCCATGACAGGACCAACCCGATAACCAATCGTTCCAAGTTTCGTCGTCGACCACAAATGGGTTCCGAAAATGACGTCGACACCGTCGAGGCATCCGTCGGCAACCATGTCCCGTGCCCCGCCCGGAACGACTTCTTCCGCGTGTTGATGAATCAAGACGACATTTCCTGCCAACTGTTCCTTTTGGCGGACAAGAATTTCTGCGACTGCAAGCAGCGTCGCTGTATGTCCGTCATGCCCGCATGCATGCATGACACCGGGTACGGTCGACCGGTAATCCACGGTTTTTTCATCCTGAATCGGCAATGCATCAAAATCTGCCCGCAGTGCGACCGTTTTTCCCGGTTTCCCTCCGCGAATCGTTCCGACCACACCACGTCCGCCGACACCGGTCCGGACTTCAATTCCAAGCTCCGTCAACCGGTCCGCAATGAATTGCGGGGTATCGACTTCATGAAACGATAACTCCGGATGTTGATGTAAATACCGGCGCCGTTCGACCATCACTGGAAATAACTGCTCCACCATCTCTTCCACCGTCTGTTTCATTATGTACGCCCCCTATTTTTTACTGTGCAACATCTTGACACTTTCCCGTGTATACTGCAGCCGTTCAATCGTATCGTCATAATGGACGGCGGCATAGGATAAAAACAATACATCAATCGCAAACAACTGGGCGAGACGCGAACTCAAGGCCGCACTGCGTAACGGCGCTTCCGGAGCCCGTGACGTCCATAAGGCGATATCCGCCAGTTGACTGACACGATTATCCCCGAACCGCGTCAAACTGATGACCTTCAGCCCGCGAATCTTGGCGAGCCGGATCAACTCGACGACTTCCTCGGTTTCCCCGCTGTAGGAAATCGCAAAAAAGACATCATCCGGGCTGGCATTCGCAAGAATCGTCGCAACGAGATGTTGATCCGATTCCTGAATCGTCAGTTTCCCGACACGTGTCCATTTTTGGGCGGCATCCAGTGCGACGACGTTCGATGCACCAATCCCGTAAAAGTAAATCGCCCGTGCCTGGTCCAATATATCCGTCGCTTCGGCAATCCGGTCTTCACTCAATTGTTTCGCCGTATCTTGTAAGGCTTGAATGCTGTTGCTGACCGTTTTTTCCACTAAGTCAGCAGGCCGTTCATTTTTTTCAATATCATGATACCCCTTTAAATCTGTTCGTGCCGTATCCGCTGAAATCCGCATCCGGAGTTCTGGATATCCTTTTAAACCGAGTGCCCTGCAAAAACGGACGACAGCTGCGGCACTTGTTCCCGATTCCTCGGCTAAATGATGAATCGTCATCCCCGCGATTTCATTCATATGCGCTAAAACAAAATCAGCGACTTTCCGCGAAGAAGAAGGCAACTCTTCGTGGACAGCGTTAATCTGTGAAAAAATACCACCTTTCATGCGACCCGCTCCCTTACCATGGATTAAAACAGGCGAATCCAGCGTGTCTCTGCTGATTCGCATGATGCTTCTTTTCTATTATGCGCTTTCAAGACGGCTTTCGTAAATCTAAAGAAATCTGACAATAGTAAATCGTTGTTTTGTTGTGCTTAAAAGTCTGCTTAGACTCAACAAAAAAGACTCCTGCTTGCGCAAGGAGTCTGTCTGTTCAAATGAAATCAACGGATTTTGACAATCGGTTTTTTCGTATCCGGCTCGATGAATAACATCGCTTCCGTATCGCCGTTCAAGTTCGTGACGGTAATCGTTGTCGGGACATTCCGATTGTATTCCCAACG from Exiguobacterium sibiricum 7-3 includes the following:
- a CDS encoding DnaJ C-terminal domain-containing protein; protein product: MAKDYYRTLGVEKTASNQEIKRAYRKLAKQYHPDVNQEASADQRFKDIQEAFDVLGDEEKRAQYDQYGSNYERMAGAGYGQSADYDDLFRQFNGRQSRSTGSAGQSFGFEDMFGSFFSQEPEETDEELELTVPLSHLSQNDKVTIRLATGAIQMSLPKDLYDGKKVRLRGKSSKRNRKGIAGDVYVTIHLKDDEQFRRQETDVISTVRVYPTVFVLGGEVVADTLEGKRVKLKIKPGTKPGSRLRIPNRGLSNREGHRGALLVQLEVKLPEMEPAFYEEWENRLSVKE
- a CDS encoding YwbE family protein, with product MDGKKRADVKIGQHVSIVLKQDQRTGKRTEGIVKDLLTKSPNHPHGIKVRLEDGQVGRVQEIL
- a CDS encoding amidohydrolase, with the translated sequence MKQTVEEMVEQLFPVMVERRRYLHQHPELSFHEVDTPQFIADRLTELGIEVRTGVGGRGVVGTIRGGKPGKTVALRADFDALPIQDEKTVDYRSTVPGVMHACGHDGHTATLLAVAEILVRQKEQLAGNVVLIHQHAEEVVPGGARDMVADGCLDGVDVIFGTHLWSTTKLGTIGYRVGPVMAAADKFELTLFGRGGHGAKPHETIDAVVLGATIVKELQSIVSRRLDPLQQAVLTIGTLHAGNTFNVIADSAELTGTIRTFDPAVAEQIVREMERTIKGVCDAAGATYSFTYERGYPAVVNHPEETNLLRTVASDIMGAEHVFEIAPTMGGEDFAYYLQQVPGTFFFTGAGDETFYPHHHPKFDFEEQAMQHAARILIEVTLRYLEHSGN
- a CDS encoding MurR/RpiR family transcriptional regulator, which codes for MKGGIFSQINAVHEELPSSSRKVADFVLAHMNEIAGMTIHHLAEESGTSAAAVVRFCRALGLKGYPELRMRISADTARTDLKGYHDIEKNERPADLVEKTVSNSIQALQDTAKQLSEDRIAEATDILDQARAIYFYGIGASNVVALDAAQKWTRVGKLTIQESDQHLVATILANASPDDVFFAISYSGETEEVVELIRLAKIRGLKVISLTRFGDNRVSQLADIALWTSRAPEAPLRSAALSSRLAQLFAIDVLFLSYAAVHYDDTIERLQYTRESVKMLHSKK